AGGATCGAGCCTCGAGGATCGAGCCTCGAGGATCGAGGATCGAGCCTCGAGGATCGAGCATCGAGTTTGTGCCTTAGGGGCTGAACGCTTACCTTTCACCGATGACTGATTAAGGAGCAACTTTGCATGCCTCAATTAGAAAGGTTTGTCCAAATAGAAAAAATAGATGATTTCTCTCTCCCCAGAGAGCCTCGACATGAATACCAAGCCGATTTCGACCGGGAATGGATATTGAGAGGCCTTATCAAGCCCAAATCTTTAGAGGAACTGGAGGAAACCATCCCCAGAATTTTGTCCGCGGAGACCAAAAGAGCGGTCATCAAGGCCATAGAAGATACCACTAATAAGATCAAGATGGGAAAGGCCGCTGCTTATGAGCCGATAAGAAAGATATCTCAAAGCTTGACGGAGGAGATTATGGCTCATCAAAAAGCTATGTTAAACCTGATAAAGATGAAGGATTTTGAGGATTATACCTTTACCCATTCCATTAATGTATGTCTTATTTCTATTTTGGTCGGATTAGAAATGGGTTTTACTAAATCGGAACTGGAAGAACTGGCCAGCGGGGCTCTTTTTCATGATATAGGAAGATTAAAATTATCAAAAGACCTCCTAAATCGTCCGGGGTCATTAGCGCCTGGGGAACTTGATGAGATAAAACAACATCCCATCCTTGGCTGGGAGATGATATCTAATGATGAAAAAATAGACGAAGTTTCAAGGGCCATTATCCTTCAACATCATGAAAGACACAGTGGTCAAGGTTATCCTTATGGCCTCAAGGGAGAAGAAATCCATCCGAACGCGGTCATCTGTGCCCTGGCTGACGTTTATGACGCCTTGACCACCGAGAGGCCTTACCGCAACGCCCTTACGCCTTATGAGGCTATGAAATATATTGTCATTGCCAGCGACAATGCCTTCAGGGCCGATATAGCCGGTTGCCTTCTTCGTTCCCTTTCTATCTATCCTATGGGAAGTCTGATTAAATTAAACACCGGAGAGATTGGCCGCGTTATTAGAGCCAACAGAAACGCAGTGATAAGACCGGTAATAAGACTTCTTTTAGACTATGAAGGGGAGCCGTTTACTGACCTTATCGATATTGATCTTACTCAACAACCCCATCGGTATATTGTCGAGGCAGTTAATGAGGAGGCTTTAAGGGCAAAAGGAGTCAAACAATGACTACCATGTATGGGAGAAAAGAGGCCTTAGCTGAACTGATCAAAAAATTGGATGAACCTTATTCCTTTACGCCTATTTATGGCCCGGAAGGTATGGGGAAATCAACCCTTCTCAGGATATTTTACGAGTCTCTTTTGAAAAAGAACGACCTGGTTGTGGGTTATACTCACTTCCGCTACCGGGAAGAACCCTTCAGCCAACTTGTGGCTTCTTTACTAACCAGTCTCCACCGTCGATGTTACGAAAAAGGAGAGCCGGACCGGTTTAGAGAAATATTGGCTAATTTAAAAACGGCCCTGGGACGGTTAGGATCGGATCGGGTAATTATGGCCCTCTTTGGAGCGACCGTAGCCTCTCTACTCGAAGCAGGCTTAAAGGAGATTGTTCGACTCCTGCAGCCCTTGGCCTATGGGGAACAAATCTTTGATGCCGGTTTTTCACTCTCGGCAGAACTGTCTCCTGATCGTATGGTAAGTCTGGTCAGAATCCTCACCCAGGTAATGGAAGACTACAAGATTGTCTTAATTATAGACGAGATAGACGACGACACTCACTGGATATTAGAGAACTGGACAATGGATCGGCTCCATATTTACCTGGCTCAAGATGCTGAATGGAGAATAGGGGGAGGAATGAAATTAGCCCCGCTTTCCAGGTCAGAAGTGGAAGAGTATATTCGAGAAGCCGCCCCGGCCTTTCTTTACAGGTATAATAAAACCTCTCTGGCCCAACTTACGGAGGGGATACCCTTTATTATCCACGAATTAATTAAAAAGAACATCAGCGCCCCAACTGATATGGAGAGGATCTCTTCCAGGCTGACCAAAAAGGATTATTCACCTATCAAAGAAAGGCTGGCCGGTTATGATCAACAGCGGCAGGGGATTTTATTGCAGATGGCCGTCTTAAAGTATCCCCTCCCCTTAGATAAATTAGCCAGGCTCTTAAACTATAACGAAGATAAGTGCCTTCGATTTCTTCAAGGATTTGAAGACGACCTTCTTCTGAACCGGATCTATCTGGAAAGAGAAGATCTCTTCTGCTTCTCCAGCCGGGGAAAGCAGAAAGCTGTCTTAGGTTTCGGAGAAGAAGGGCCGGGTTTGATATCTTTTCACCGCCAGGCAGCCGATTATTTTACCCAGGCTATTTCCTTGCCTACCCTGGAAGAGCCTTCCTCTTTTTGGACTAATTTAGCCGCTGTTCTTCATCATTGCCAGGCAGCCGGAGAAAAAGAGGCGGCTGAATTTTATGGCCTGGCCTTAAACAAGGCCCATCCCTGGAAGGACTTATCTAGACATCCCTACTTCGCTTCTCTGGAAAGTCCTCTTAAGATTATAATCCATTATCATTTAATTAAATCAGGAGAAGAAGACATCTCTGTTCTCCCTAAGATCATTAGAGATAAAGAAGCTTCAGAGGGGTTAAAGGTGGAATATGCCAAGGTTCTTTTCTGCCTGGCCGGCCAGGCCGGTAGAGAAAGAAAAATCGACCGGTTGAGGGAGATAGTGAATTTAATTAATGACCTTTTCACTGAAAATCCTCAGAGCCGTCAAATAAGCATCATTTATGCCCATACTTTAACTAATGCCTGTTTTGATCTGGGTAAAGAAAAAGAATTTAAAGACCTCCACACGGTGATTAACCGGCTGGCTCACTTAGCCGAGACCAATCAAGATAGTGAGGTAATCCAGATCCTCTATGCCAAATCACTGGCCCATACCTCTCAGCAGCTAGGCGGAGTAAAAAGGATGATTCATTCTGTGAAAGATTTAGCCGAAGATAACCCGATAGCGGCTTATTATTACCTCAATTCACTTATCAATCTGAGTTTTGATTTAGGACGGAGAAATAAGGTAGAAGATATTCAGGAGATAATTCAGGAGATAGAAACACTTATAAATAAGAACCCCTCCTTTCTTGAGGCCAAGATAGCGATGGCGAAGGTGATCGCCAATGCCTCATTAAGCTTAGGACGGACAGGAAGATTTAAGGAATTAGAATATAACCTGACGCTTCTGGCTTCTATATACGGCACAAATAAAGAGCGAAGGGAAATAGCGGCCATTTACGGCCAGACCTTGACCAATGCCGCTTCAGACTTGGGAGAAGCCGGAGAGTTTAATGCCTTACAGGGGGTCTTTGACAAGATTGAGGCTCTATTTCAGGAGAACCCCCGGATTAATCTTATTTACGGTCAAGCCCTGGCCAATGCTTGCCTGGACTGCGGGAGGCAAGACCAAAGGAAAGCCATGGAGCGATACCTAAGTTCTTTAGAAACATTGACCCAAATATTCGAC
This region of bacterium genomic DNA includes:
- a CDS encoding HD-GYP domain-containing protein, with the translated sequence MPQLERFVQIEKIDDFSLPREPRHEYQADFDREWILRGLIKPKSLEELEETIPRILSAETKRAVIKAIEDTTNKIKMGKAAAYEPIRKISQSLTEEIMAHQKAMLNLIKMKDFEDYTFTHSINVCLISILVGLEMGFTKSELEELASGALFHDIGRLKLSKDLLNRPGSLAPGELDEIKQHPILGWEMISNDEKIDEVSRAIILQHHERHSGQGYPYGLKGEEIHPNAVICALADVYDALTTERPYRNALTPYEAMKYIVIASDNAFRADIAGCLLRSLSIYPMGSLIKLNTGEIGRVIRANRNAVIRPVIRLLLDYEGEPFTDLIDIDLTQQPHRYIVEAVNEEALRAKGVKQ
- a CDS encoding AAA family ATPase, which codes for MTTMYGRKEALAELIKKLDEPYSFTPIYGPEGMGKSTLLRIFYESLLKKNDLVVGYTHFRYREEPFSQLVASLLTSLHRRCYEKGEPDRFREILANLKTALGRLGSDRVIMALFGATVASLLEAGLKEIVRLLQPLAYGEQIFDAGFSLSAELSPDRMVSLVRILTQVMEDYKIVLIIDEIDDDTHWILENWTMDRLHIYLAQDAEWRIGGGMKLAPLSRSEVEEYIREAAPAFLYRYNKTSLAQLTEGIPFIIHELIKKNISAPTDMERISSRLTKKDYSPIKERLAGYDQQRQGILLQMAVLKYPLPLDKLARLLNYNEDKCLRFLQGFEDDLLLNRIYLEREDLFCFSSRGKQKAVLGFGEEGPGLISFHRQAADYFTQAISLPTLEEPSSFWTNLAAVLHHCQAAGEKEAAEFYGLALNKAHPWKDLSRHPYFASLESPLKIIIHYHLIKSGEEDISVLPKIIRDKEASEGLKVEYAKVLFCLAGQAGRERKIDRLREIVNLINDLFTENPQSRQISIIYAHTLTNACFDLGKEKEFKDLHTVINRLAHLAETNQDSEVIQILYAKSLAHTSQQLGGVKRMIHSVKDLAEDNPIAAYYYLNSLINLSFDLGRRNKVEDIQEIIQEIETLINKNPSFLEAKIAMAKVIANASLSLGRTGRFKELEYNLTLLASIYGTNKERREIAAIYGQTLTNAASDLGEAGEFNALQGVFDKIEALFQENPRINLIYGQALANACLDCGRQDQRKAMERYLSSLETLTQIFDPSYDKLKTIYAKALGWTVMISNKPENLYQMEDRLKCLNKLARKDKSSPEILTICRRIMFNLINYFGGLKQWEYLKMELTELEHLQEPYQEGEEIYLEALLNTVFFFGEAQRLDDMEEYLHVLQILAKREERAEDIYLKALVNACLYWGKNGRFSEMDAGLARLAEMAEKGRREAVRAYSSGLLNTSETLGKSGRFKELKKIREKIDILINKYPEEDWLKTIGAKILVNAYNDLQHEQKVIELNAVINEMEEMSRQYEEARIFLRELNFPL